The DNA window ATGTCGCCGAGCATTTCGAGCATTGTCCGGGCGATGTCCTTCTTCGGGTTCTCGTCCGAGGCGAAATCAAATGTGGTCAGCGGTTGACCCTCCTCGCCTACGTGGCAATGCGAGCAACGAACGCCCAGCGCGCGTGTAAACCCGGTCATCACGGCCTTGAGGCGCTGCGGTGGGAAATCTTCAGGAAGTACCTTGAGATTCTCGGCCTTCTCGGGCCACTCGAATCGTTGTGCGTTGGCATCCATCGGCGCACTGACGAGTACGGCCAGAACAAGTATGCTGCCGCAGCCCGCGGCGAGTATTCGAGGCATGAGAGTTCCCTCCTGATGATTCGAGCTATGTGACAGGTTTCGGTTTGACGCACGCAAGCCTGATCTGTTACGCGGGGTTGATTCCACTCTTCGTGTTTGTCGCCACCGCGTCGGTACGATGTGTACATTTCGGAATCCTCGTCCGTGGTACACAATCGGTAATCTGAGTCATGTTCACCTTTCTGATTCGTCGATACTCAAAGCTGTTTGTGGAGTGCGCGTCATCTCAGTCGGATCGGATGGATGTGGTGACAATCCTCGTTGCATTTGTTCTTCTGGGTGCGGGGTCCAGTCTCTGTGTCGGCCAGGAATTGGCAGCGGACTCCGATAGCGCCACGACGTATGTGCTGATCCGGTCGGACGACCTCGGGATGAATCACGCCAAGAATATGGCGAATCGAATGGCGCTCGAATTGGGTCTGCCTATGTCGGTATCCGTGATGTTCGCGTGTCCATGGTACCAGGAGGCCGTGGAGATTCTGCGAGATCATCCTGACGTTGCCGTGGGCATTCATCTCACGCTCAATGCGGAGTGGCGAAATTACCGATGGGGCCCGGTGGCCGGCCGGGGTCGCGTACCGAGCCTCGTCGACAGTCTCGGGTACTTCCACCCGACACGCGGCGCCTTCCTGTCAGCAGATCCACAGGTGGAGGAAGTCGAGATCGAGCTACGTGCGCAGATAGACCGCGCGCTGGCCACGGGTTTGACGATTGACTACTTCGACTACCACATGGGTGCCGCGGTGTCGACGCCGGAGTTCCGGTCGCTTGTCGAACGTCTGGCTCGAGAGTATGGCGTCGGTATTCCGCGCTACTTTTCGGAGGCGGACCCGAGCAATCACTACTTCGCGGAGCCGAAAGACAAACTTGACAGTCTTCTCGTAGGAATCGAGCGCATGGAGACGGGGACGCTGAACCTGCTGGTGTTCCATCTGGGTCTTGAGACGCCGGAGATGGACGCGTTGATCGACATGAACGCGATTGGCCCGAAGAACATGTCGAGTCATCGTTTCGCGGAACTGACGGCTCTTGGGTCGGACAGGTTTCGGCGCAGCCTCGAGGATGGTGGCTATCGCCTCATCACGTATCGTGACCTCATTCGAATGCGTGGGCTGGACTCAATGGTGTCGCCGGAGGAGGCAGCCTACGCGCCTCCGCCCGGACCTTGAACCCGGTCGAAGCGGGTGCCGTACCCAGCCACTGGCTGGATGCGGGGTGCAGCGGCAGAACTCGGTGCGGGTAGCGATTGCCGCACACGTGTCTCGTGCTACGCCACGATGAACCCTTCGCCGCTCTCTAGCCCTGCGCCACTTTCTTGATCATCAACACGAGATTGCCGACGCGTGGTTGATCCTCGTCCGGACTGGAGCGGAAGCCTACTACGAGTCGCGCCTGCTCGTCTGGCGTCAGTTCCTGCAAAAGCTGATCCCTGGGATTCAGCTCGTTGCCGTCGAAGTA is part of the Rhodothermales bacterium genome and encodes:
- a CDS encoding ChbG/HpnK family deacetylase → MFTFLIRRYSKLFVECASSQSDRMDVVTILVAFVLLGAGSSLCVGQELAADSDSATTYVLIRSDDLGMNHAKNMANRMALELGLPMSVSVMFACPWYQEAVEILRDHPDVAVGIHLTLNAEWRNYRWGPVAGRGRVPSLVDSLGYFHPTRGAFLSADPQVEEVEIELRAQIDRALATGLTIDYFDYHMGAAVSTPEFRSLVERLAREYGVGIPRYFSEADPSNHYFAEPKDKLDSLLVGIERMETGTLNLLVFHLGLETPEMDALIDMNAIGPKNMSSHRFAELTALGSDRFRRSLEDGGYRLITYRDLIRMRGLDSMVSPEEAAYAPPPGP